In Rhodopirellula sp. P2, the DNA window ATGTGGCGGGCCAGTTGAAGCAGTCGCCGTACGTCAACGCTGGTACTGTCAACCCGGACATCGTGCTTGGCAAGCCGTATTTGGAATTCACCGTTGATCGGGAAGCGGCTTCGCGATACGGGATGAACGCCTCCATGGTGAACCAAGTGATTGAGACGGCACTTGGCGGGATGAATCTGATCAAGACCGTCGAAGGTCGTGAGCGATACCCCGTTCGTTTGCGATACAACCGAGACCTGCGTGAACGCATCGAAGGACTCAAACGCTTGCCGGTGGTGACTCAGTCGGACGCAGTCGTACCGCTGGAAGAACTCGCCGCGTTGGAAACGACTTGGGGACCGGGTGCGATCAACAGCGAGAACGGCCGGCTGATTGCTCACGTTGCTTTCATGACCAACGGAGCGGCCGGAGATTTAGAGTCTGTCGCCGCGATTGAAGAGCAGCTACGCGAGGCCCAGGCATTGCCGTCAAGCAACGCGAATCATCTCGCGCTTCCCACAGGTTACTCGCTTGAATCAGTCGGCAGTTTTCGCAACCAGATCGAAGCCAACCGCCGGCTGATGTGGATCATTCCTTTGGTCATGTCGATCAACCTTCTGCTGATCTACATGGGGTTTCGCAACCTGCCGATTTCTTTGGCCGTGTTCTCTGGGATCCCCGTCGCATTTGCGGGCGGGATGATCCTGGTCGCGTGGATGCAGGTCGAACTGAACACCGCCGTGTGGGTCGGGTTCATCGCGTTGTTTGGGCTTGCCGTTGACGACGGTGTTGTGATGGCAACTTACATCCATCAATTGTTGCGGCAGCGAAAAATTGAGAGCGTCGAAGATATCCGCAACACGGTCTACGAAGCAGGGCTGAAACGCATTCGTCCCTGCATGATGACCACCGTCACGACACTCGCCGCATTGATTCCCGTGATGATCGCGACGGGCCGTGGAGCCGATGTGGCGCGAGCCATGGCGATCCCTGTGTTTGGCGGAATGCTTGTTGAGCCGTTCACGTCATTCATTGTGCCGACGCTGTATTGCAGCTACCTCGAACTGAAAATACGTTTTGGAATGCAGGACGAATTGTGGAAGGGCGTCGAGGAGATGCCTGCTGAGAAACTTCTGAACGTGCGTGTTCAGAGACAACCCATTACTGAAAGGTGAAATCGATGAAACGAATATTTGCGACAGGAATGCTTGCCGTTTTGACGTTCTCGGCCTCGTTGTCGATCAACGCGGAAGAAAAAGTGATTGCACCGGCAGCACCTCGCACGGTGGCAGGCCCCCACGGAGGAACGCTCCGCCAAATCGACGGTTTGCAAGCGGAAACAATTGTGACCGACGCCGGAATCCGAGTTCACTTGTTCGATCGAGACGCCAACCCTATCAGCAACGCGGGCAGTCGCGGGGTGGCGGCGGTACGTGTCGCAGGAGGTGCGAAACGCTACCGATACGACTTGATGCCCGATGAAACGGGGGGACTGACCGCACGCATCAACTTAGCCCCGATTGCTGGGCGCCCGTTGACAATCGACGTTCAATTGGTGGGTGTCAGCGGAAGGAACGCGACCAACGTCGTGTACACCGAAGTGGCCTCGGTGCCGCTGAATGAATTGCAACTTGCTGCCGCCGCGATCGCTCGCCAGAAGACGTGTCCGGTTTCCGGCAAACCGCTCGGCAGCATGGGCGACCCGGTCGCAGTCTCCACTGGCGATCAACGAGTCTTTGTCTGCTGTGCCGGTTGCGTTGATGCCGTCAAGGCAAACCCAGGCAAGTATGCCAGCGGCAAGCCGACCGTCGAGATCGCAACGGTCGCCGCCGGCGACGCCGCTCTCATTGCAAAACAATCGACTTGTCCCGTGATGGACGAGCCACTGGGAAGCATGGGGCAACCCGTCAAGCTGTTGGTGGCTGGCAAGCCGCTGTTTCTGTGTTGCAAAGGCTGTGTGAAGAAGGTGCAAGCCGAACCGGCGAAGTACTTCACGATGATCGATGGGGAGAAGCCAGCTGGTAGTGGCCCAACCGTTGCCGGCGGAACCGATGCGGTTCGGCCTGGCGTGTTCAAAGCCACGGCTGCCGACAAGCCATTCATTGCCGCGCAAAAGAGGTGCCCCGTCATGGACGAAGCACTCGACGCGATGGGCGGACCGTACCAAGTCAACGCGGCCGGCAAAGCGATCTATATCTGCTGCCCTGGTTGCGCGAAGAAGATTGCAGCAGAACCGGAGAAGTACTTGGGGATGTTGAACTCACAAGGTGTTGAGGCACCGGTAATCAAGTAAGGGAGTGTTTGCTCTCCCTCACTCCCAATCCCTTCTTTGCGGGGGTGGTGTCCGGTCCGATTCGATGCTCCGGCTTCGATGACGCCACACGCCACCCCTGCCTTTTTCACTTTCTGTACTTGCGGAAGATCGTCATCACCTCGTCGAGCTTCGCTTGACGTTCAGCGTCGCTCCCGCTTTCCATCGCTTCGCGGACGCAGCGATTCAGATGCTGGTCCAGTACGATTTCGCCGACGCGGTGCAAGGCACCCGTTGCGGCTGATAGCTGCATCAGGATATCGACGCAGTACTCGTCTGCTTCGATCATACGACGAACCGCCTCCACTTGGCCGTTGATGCGGCTGAGCCGATGGGCGAGCTTCTTTTTCTCGTCGGCGGAGAGCATTCGGGGACTTTGGGGCGAATTCGGATCACGTGATCGGGCATTTTACTCTGCAAAGGGTCCCGCCGTTAGACCGCTTCACATCATCCTTTTGGGTGCCGACCGGGAGGCATCTGGATCGCCACAGTGACGCAGGAATTCCGGGGAGACTGCTCCACTTTGCGAGTCGTGGTCGTTGTCCGTCACTCAATCACGACCAGTCGTCAGGGGGGCTGTGCTCTCGGTCCCCCACGTCACCTTTTTTTCGCCAGGCAAGTCTTCGTTACCATCAGCCAGCGATCGATTTGGATAGAAGATGTTTGGTTAGAAAATGTGGTGGAGGCTCGGTCGAGGACGATCTTCTAACCTCCCATTTTTTAACCTTGTTCCTCCAGTCGATTCGATTCGCACGAGATCTGGTGTGACGTTGATCCAGTGAAAATGTTTCAATCGAGCGGTTTGACGCATGCGGTTCAGGTGGGTTCGGTAGTTGGCTTGTCCGGTTTCCAACGCGGTCACGACAAAGGCTTCGTTCTCAGCGGAAAAATTGAACCGCTGAAAGACGTCCCGATCTGCCCAGACTCGCCTCCGTTCGGTTCGACCAATGTTAGAAATGAGGCATTCCGTGTAGAGCGTGTTGGACAACTTGGTGACCAGGTCTCGCAGCATCTCGATCGTAACTTCATGCAGTTCCGTCGGGCCTCGATAGTCGACTGCATCGATCTCAAGGGTTCACCTTTTGCTCAGTGTGTCGGCGCAGTTGACGAATTTTGATTCGACCTTGTGGGGCGAAAGTTGACGATTTCTGCCCGAGTTGCATTCAACAGGCGAAGGTAGTTCAGGACTTGGCCAATGTGTGCTTTCTCGATCGCGGCGACTGTCTTGAATTCATAGAGCCCGGACTCGTTGACGACCAGATCGAGGCGATACGTTTTGGAGAATGTGCCGAACGAGACGGTCAGTGCGACTTCACGCGTGGATGACGAAAGCTTGTCCAGGATTCGGTTGTGCATCTCGGCCTGGTAGATTGTCTCATCCCAGTGACAGCCGCATTCGTTGTGTACCTCGAACGCGACTTCCATCACTTGGTAGTCGAGCTTGCCAAATCCTTCGCTCGTCAGGGGCGTTAGGTCGATGGGGCAGTGGACGGGCATGAGATCGCCGGCAGTGGGTTTGGTTAGAAGGTGTGGCCGAGGCTGCGACAACTCGATTTAGGCGTCAACCGGTCGTCCAAAAACATGGTGCTCCAAAGGGGCCGGAAACGATCTCCGCGAGGCAAAACTACCCCCGTCCCTTTTTCGCCGTCGCGTCCCTTTTTCGCCGTCCGGGCCGGCATTCAAGTCGCTGCCGTCAACGCGGACGCCGGGGAACAGCGGACCGCTCGGGTCAAGTTGCTCTAATCCGTAGGGTGCCGACGGGACCGGTGGTGGTGGGGTGAAAGTTCGTCCGATTGGCAAGTTCATGCTGTTCACGGGTGACCCCATACTTCCCATCGACGGTCTTTGTGCCTTCGTCGTAGAAAGCCATCCGGTTGACACAATGATCAATAGCCCGAACTTGAATAAAAACGATCGCACGGAAATCACTCCCTTAATCTAAGCGGTGGCATGTCGACGTGCCACTGAGATCGACCACATACCATACGGGGGTATCAGGAAAGGAACATTGTCGCACGCACTTTGCAGGTACCGTTCGGGTTGTGCCGATTATGTAAACTCTGCGCTGGTCGATCATCGATCAATCAGAACGATGTGAGCTTGGCCGCCTGTGGTCCCAACCATTCACCGTCGTTGACATGCTACGCCGACTCATCGGTGCCGCCGCAATCATCCGATTCAGATGCAAACGGCAGGTCGGAGAAAGCAAACCGGGCGTCCGTCCCTATCGCGACGGTCTTTCTGCCGGCCGGACTGGTAGCGGTCATCTCCGTCGTGGGCAGGGTCTATTCTCCACCGTCATGCTGATAACTGGATATATACCCCGTGCTGGTATGCGAGTTGCGTGTCATCTCTGACAGCGGCACGGGGTCGCGATCCATTCAAACACGATTCATTTCAGGAGAAATCGAATGAGTACTGCAACTGCATCGAAGCGAGACTGCATTCAGAACTGCCAAGAGTGCCTGTCAACCTGCGCCGACATGCTGACCAGTCATTGTCTGTCGCAGGGTGGCGATCACGTGGGGCAAACGCACGTCAAGCTGATGCTCGACTGCATTGCCGCTTGCAACGCCTGCGTCGACTTCATGTCCCGGAATAGTGACTACCACTCGCACTATTGCCAGGCCTGTGCTGAAATTTGCAAGGCCTGTGCGGATAGTTGTGAGAAGGTCGGGAACATGGACGATTGTGTCAAATGCTGCCGCAAGTGCCACGAAAGTTGCTCCTCAATGGCAGCGTAGTCTCCGGGGAAACGGCAGGAACCAGTTCAGGCTTTTGGACCTAACTCGCAAATTGTTGCTGCATGGAGTCGAGGAATTTTTGCAGCTGGTCGGCGGGGAGTTGGTTGATGCCGGCGGCAGCTTTGCGACCGCCTCCGGTTGGGAATTGGC includes these proteins:
- a CDS encoding metal-sensitive transcriptional regulator, which codes for MLSADEKKKLAHRLSRINGQVEAVRRMIEADEYCVDILMQLSAATGALHRVGEIVLDQHLNRCVREAMESGSDAERQAKLDEVMTIFRKYRK
- a CDS encoding GxxExxY protein, whose product is MPVHCPIDLTPLTSEGFGKLDYQVMEVAFEVHNECGCHWDETIYQAEMHNRILDKLSSSTREVALTVSFGTFSKTYRLDLVVNESGLYEFKTVAAIEKAHIGQVLNYLRLLNATRAEIVNFRPTRSNQNSSTAPTH
- a CDS encoding four-helix bundle copper-binding protein; the protein is MSTATASKRDCIQNCQECLSTCADMLTSHCLSQGGDHVGQTHVKLMLDCIAACNACVDFMSRNSDYHSHYCQACAEICKACADSCEKVGNMDDCVKCCRKCHESCSSMAA